Sequence from the Babylonia areolata isolate BAREFJ2019XMU chromosome 25, ASM4173473v1, whole genome shotgun sequence genome:
acagacaaacatagagagaatcagagacagagaagagagataaacaTAGACACAGAGCCTGAGAAACAGACATGGGCAGacaaagaaggaggggagagaaatagaggcaCTAAAAGATTCAGGAATTTAGGcaggctgacacagacagactagacacaagacaagagagaCGACAAACAGAAAacgaccccccatccccaccgcctccccctgcaaccctctcccttccccaccccttcccccttcatacCTCTCAGACGAACAGTCTCTCTCCTCCCGGCCGCAGACTCCTCCTCAGACAGGGTATCATACTGCTCCCCCCtcagcaccctccctcccctccccagcagccctcctcctcctattcctcctcctcccaagccGCCACCGCCGCCAGGGGCGCAGCAGCAGGGGCAGTTCCGGTAGCACCAACCGAGCATGCGCAGCTCCAGCTTCCGGACGCCGTGATACAAGGCCATGGCGAGCAGCACGAGGGCGATGAGACACACCACGGAGATGGGGATGATCCACACCAGGTCCGATAGGTCTGCGTAGCTGGCGATTAGGGACGGGGGAGAAGCCGGGGGCCCCCCCGTCACCACGGGTTCCAGAGAGGGCTGGGGGGCGTTGAGAGGGGTGTTGACCCtcggaacaccaccaccaccaccaccaccgccaccgactcctcctcttcctccacccagcCCCACATCCACAGCCACGCCCTCCTCACCGGGAGACCTCTCTGTCATGTTGATGAAAGTGTCCTTCAGCAAAGTGGTGGTTCGGGTggtcagcatcttcatcatcgtaGAGCTGGGTGATGAAGTCTCGGAAACTGTCTCCGCTGCCTCGGTTGGCGTCATCGTTGACGTCATCGTTGTGATTATGTCGTCAGAGTCTGTGATGACAGTTGCATGTTTTGGAAATACCCATGTTTCCGTGGTGTCGGTATTGGGAAAGAGcgtaggtggtgatggtggtggtgctggggtcGAGCGTAGCTTATGAAAACGCAGGACCATGATGTGATGAGAGCCCTGGCATGGGCGGCCTCAAATACCTGTCAatatttgttgttgaaattggtaaaaaaaacccagaaaaacctGTACCCTCAAAGCACTAAAGCAATGTCAGTGCCGTGGGTTTTATTCACTGTGCTGTGTAGAACCCAGCATGGAAGCACCTGCTCACATCACGTCTAGCTAGGACCTCAGGATGTGTGTGGTTGTCGGTCAGTCGTACTcctgcaagaagaaaaaaatgaagatagGATAATTTTTAGTACTCCAAATTTGCTTGTATATATCAATATTTACAgttattggaaaaaaaagtaataagagAGCATCGGTATCATGTTGttgcaaaagaaaaggaaaaaaaaagaaaatgaacaaaaaaaacaaaaacaaaaaaaaaacagagagagagctgtagagagagagagagaagaagaagaaagaatatatcGAGATAGTTTGATGACGATTTTCAAGCATTGTCTTAACGTCTGCTGAAAACATTTAAAAAGTTCAAGTTGAACTTATGAAAATTGTAATTTTGTGAAGTGTTTTTAAAACGTTTGAAACTTACATTTATGAAACGTCCTCTGCTAATGTTACATAAACATCTGTTTTAGATG
This genomic interval carries:
- the LOC143299504 gene encoding uncharacterized protein LOC143299504 — encoded protein: MVLRFHKLRSTPAPPPSPPTLFPNTDTTETWVFPKHATVITDSDDIITTMTSTMTPTEAAETVSETSSPSSTMMKMLTTRTTTLLKDTFINMTERSPGEEGVAVDVGLGGGRGGVGGGGGGGGGVPRVNTPLNAPQPSLEPVVTGGPPASPPSLIASYADLSDLVWIIPISVVCLIALVLLAMALYHGVRKLELRMLGWCYRNCPCCCAPGGGGGLGGGGIGGGGLLGRGGRVLRGEQYDTLSEEESAAGRRETVRLREFREGSASYGMTRKLPKEYSPKRDHSPSFDDGGGDG